The segment CGACAACTACATTCCAGTACTCAGTGAGCTTAAAGCCACAGCTTCTGAACCCTACGATTTTGAAGGAAAATTTAACAATCTCATAAAACCCCTGTTAGAAGAAGAACTTTTACTGGAAGAAATTGAAGACTACCTTTTAACTGAAAAGGGTGAGGAACACCTTAAAAATTTCCTAAATAGCTTTAATAACTATGATGTGCGTCGCTCTGATGCCCTACTACTTGCTATGGCAAGGGACAGCTAAAATAATACTTAATTAATTGAACCCATGGAAGTTAAATAGAAAATAATTGAAAATTTCCATTTTTTTTATTTTAAAAAAACAAAAAAAATCAATAAATTATTATGATTTGGGTAACATAATCAATAGTTAAGGGGGTGAATTATGGTTCACATAATTGCACAACTAAAACTTGAGAGTTTTGATAAGTGGAAGCCTGTTTTTGATGAAAGATCAGCTATACGAAAAGAAGCCGGCTCTAAAGAAGCTAGTCTCTTCCGTAACTCCAATGATCCCAATGAAGCTATGATTTTATTCGAATGGGACAATATGGAAAACGCAAAAAAGTATTTGGAATCAGAAGCCCTAAGAGAAGCTCTAAAAAAAATGGGTGTCACATTCACCATTACTTACCTTGATGAAGTAGAAACAACAGTTTAAAGTATCCATATGGAAGACACATTAAAAAATAGTATATCCTCCAGGATATCCCTTCAATTCAGCATTCTGTGTAATTGAGGAAACTATTTAGTTAGGACTGTGGCTAAAAAAACTTGAAAACCCTAAAATACCCATTTTTTTTGAACCTGCAGAGCATACAATTATACTTCCATATTTCTAATATTAAAGTATATAACGAAAAATGAAGTAAAAAAATAGGGTAGTTTTTGATAGATGGATCAGTAAAATTATCCAATTAAGACACAGTTCACCTTAAACCCTGCATTTTTTTAAAGAAAATGGATATAATTTTATTTATGATAATTTATTTCTATGAATTATTGCTCTAATCCTATAGAGGTACATTCCCAAGTTTGAGCTTCCGCATCAATAGTGGCGAATAAATCTTTTTCTACATCCTGGAATAAATCCTCACAACTGAATTTTAAATCTGCAGATTTTTTAACAGAATACATTCTGCCCCTTGCACTTTTAACAATTATATCGCCCTCTCGAGTTATGCCAACCACTAATTGTTTTATTTCTTTTGCCATATTGCACAACTTCCCAATTTTTCAAATTAATTTATTTTTTTATTCATTCTAATTGCTTAAAAAATCTCTAAAAACTTAAAGTCTTTTCCATTTACATATTATATTAATCAACATATAAGTAGATTATTTTAAATTTTTAATAACAACACTATCCGAGCTGCTGCAACGCCTCCATTTTGAAACTCATTACTCAAAGCATTTGTTTCTTTGAAAGGGTCCATCCAGCCAGTGGCTTCACTTGCAACTGTCAAGCTAGTCCTCAGTACCCTGCCAGCTGTAATTTAGATGTGACGAGCTGCAGGTGCTGATATTCTGCTAAAATCACGTTCCTGTGGTGCACCAACGGGTTCAGATTCAAGTATCTGCCGATTTGGACTACAACCTTCAGATCTTTGTACTTGGATGGTGTAGAATTCTACTTAAAATACAGTTTAAATGGGGTTTTACTCATTTATAAACCCTACAAAAGTTACAAAATATTTAACTAGTTTTAGTAATA is part of the Methanobacterium aggregans genome and harbors:
- a CDS encoding putative quinol monooxygenase, with translation MVHIIAQLKLESFDKWKPVFDERSAIRKEAGSKEASLFRNSNDPNEAMILFEWDNMENAKKYLESEALREALKKMGVTFTITYLDEVETTV